GTACGGAGTGGAGCCGTCGTAACCTATCCCTTCGAAGTCACTCATCTCGAAATGGTCGAGAATTCTGTCTATGGCCAAGCAGGCCAATTGGGGGTCCATGGTTAGAAATTCCGGTGCCGAGGCACCGGTAATGATATTCAATCCTGGATGACGCGGACGGTAATCCTTTTGGACTTGAACTTGGCCTTCGTCAGGTCCATGGTCATCCTGTTCCCGAAGTCCTTGTGGACCTCAACGATCGAGGAATCGTCTCCGATCTCGATCTTTCCGATGGCGACGTCCCTGAGCCTTGCGTTGCGGATGATGAAGTCCGCCAGGCTGACCTTCTTGAATCCGTCCTTCTTTCCGAGGTTGACCTCGAACTTGCACATTCCGAAGACATCTGAGATCTGGTCGTAGTCCACGACCTTCTTGATAGTGTCCTTGGTGCCTTCCTCTGCCTCAGGAACGTCCCTCTTCTGGATGTCCATTCCGGTACGCATCTCGAATTCCCTTACAAGGTGCTTCTCCTCGGATGTGACGAAGGATACTGCGGTTCCCTCTTTACCAGCCCTTCCGGTCCTTCCGATACGGTGGATGTAGGTGTCGATGTCATCAGGCATGTCGTAGTTGATAACGTAGGTGATGTCATCGATGTCCAGTCCTCTTGCGGCGACATCTGTGGCGATGAGGACGTCCACGCCCTCTCCCTTGAAGTCCTTCAGGACCTTCTCCCTCTTGAACTGGGGCATGTCCCCGTGGATGGCCTCGATCTTGTAGTCCAGTTCCTTAAGCCTCTCTTCAAGGACATCGACCATCTTCTTGGTCTGACAGAAGATCAGTGCCTTGGGCTTATCGATGTCCAGGATTCTGCACAATGCCCAAGACTTGTTCCTTCTTCCGACGGAGATGTAGTACTGTTTGATGTTGTCCAGAACTACTTCGTCCTGAGAGACAGAAATCTCCTTGGGCATGGTCATGTAGTCGTATGCGAGCTGCTTGACGTTCTCCTGCATGGTGGCGGAGAACAGAAGCGTGTGCCTCTTGGAGGGCATGGCCTTGAGGATGTACTCGATATCCTCTATGAATCCCATGTCCAGCATCCTGTCGGCCTCATCCAGGACCATGGTGGTGATCTCGGAGAGGTTCAGGATTCCCCTGTTGACCATGTCTCTTACACGTCCAGGGGTTCCAGCTACAACATCGCATCCCTGCTGGAGCTTCTTGATCTGTCCTTCGATGCTCGCTCCTCCGTAGATGGGAATTATGACGTGTCCGGTGTACTTCGACAACTTTGTGAGTTCTCCTGCGACCTGGTTCGCCAGCTCCCTTGTAGGAACGAGGACGATTGCGGAGGGGACTTTCTTCTGAGCGGGTATTGTACCCAATACGATGGATCCGTAGGCTCCGGTCTTTCCGGTTCCGGTCTGTGCCTGGGCGAACATGTCGAAGCCCTCGAGACCCATTGGAATTGCGCTGACCTGGATGGGGGTCGGCTCGGACCATCCCATGTCGATCATTGCTTTTGCGATATCTTCCGGTATGCCTATTTCTGTGAAATCTGAGATCATTTCAATCACTGATCTGAAACAACTGCCTGCGACTGACACAGACAACCCATTTCTTTTCTAGGTCTGGGAATTTCCTTTTTATATATAATATATAAGGGGGCCAACTCGGGCCATATGGTTCAGTTCTTCTTGGCTAGTTTGTCCTTGCACCTCTCCTTTTGGGGTGCATAGGATGCCCTTACCTTCTTGCCGTTGAATCTGGTCCCGTTGACCGCTCTGATGACGTCGTCAGCCCTGTCCGAGGGAACTTCGATGAATGATGTTTTCGTCGACAACCCGATGCGTCCAATCTCATCCTCTTTGATACCGGCAGAGCCTGAAATGTAGGAAACAATGTCTGTACGGTTCAGTCCCTCGTTCTTTCCGATGTCAAGCGACAGGACGACCATGTCTGCCTTGATGATAACATCCTTCCTGATGGTCGCATCAATCTTCTTTTTGTGGGAGACTGCAGGCTGTTCCTTGACGACTTCGTCAGCATGAAGCGCCTTCAGTTCAGGGTTGTCTATCCTCAGATGGGGGATCTGTTTCCTGGTGACCCTCTCCACCTTTCTGCCCATGAATTCCTCATAAGCAGGGATCCTGCGGTCCTCCCTGTTGGAGATGAAGGTGATGGATACACCTGTCCTTCCTGCACGTCCTGCACGGCCTATGCGATGCGTATATGTCTCCGGATCTATGGGTGCGTCATAGTTCACTACGCATTCAATATCGTCGATGTCAAGGCCTCTGGCGGCTACATCGGTGGCAACGAGTATTTTCATCCTATTGTTCTTGAACCCTTTGATGGTCTTCTCCCTTCTCAGCTGGGGCATATCTCCATGGATGGCACCGATCTTCATGCCTTCCTTGCTGAAACCATCGTAGAGGTCATCGACCATGATCTTCGTGGAACAGAATACAAGCATCTTCGGATTCCCGTTGGCCATTATTTCTCTGAGGATGTCGACCTTCTTGTTCCTGGGAGTCTCGATGTAATACTGCTTCACCAGATCTGTCACGATCGCATCGTGAGATACGGAGATTTCCACAGGTTCCTTCATGGATTTTCCTGCGATTGCGTATATCTCATCATTGAGCGTGGCAGAGAACATGAGGGTCTGTCTGGTCTTCGGAGTGAGAGATATTAAGTTCTCGATATCCTCTATGAATCCCATGTCCAGCATCCTGTCCGCCTCGTCGAGCACCAGTTCCTTTATCTGACTGAGGTCCAGTATGCCTTTTCCGTGGAGGTCGAGAATCCTTCCAGGAGTTCCGACTACGACATCGCATCCGTTCTCCAGGACATCGATCTGTTTTCTGTATGACGCTCCGCCATAGATTGCGGTGATCACATGCTTTGTGTATCTTGCGAGATTTTTCATCTCCTTCGATACCTGGTCCGCAAGTTCTCTTGTTGGCGCCAGAACGACTGTTGAAGGTTTTTCCATGCCGGATTTCGTCCTTCCGAGGACGATAAGAGAATAGGCTCCGGTCTTCCCGGTACCAGTCTGTGCTTCGCCGAACAGATCTTTTCCTTCCAGGCCTGCAGGTATAGATTGCTGCTGTATGGGAGTCGGTTTAGACCATCCCGCCTCCTCTACGGCCTTGAGGAGTTTTTTGTTGATGCCCAGGTCTGCGAATCCGGTCATTGTCTACGCACGTCCGTTGAGCGAACAAATGGGTGTCTCTTATAAAGGTGTTGATACCGTTTTTATAAGGTCCTTTATTATAGTGCCAACATCATTGCCTCACTTAGATGATAGGCATTGTCTTCAATCCCGTCGCAGGGAGCGGTAAGTGCAAAGACAGGATGAAAGCGTTTCTCGAATTGATGGATTCTAAAAACGTGGAATACGAATACCGTGAGTCAGAGTATGCAGGACACACGAAGATCATTTGCCAGGAACTCGCCGAGACCTGCTCCACCATAGTCGCTGCAGGCGGTGACGGTACCATGAATGAAGCCATCACATCCCTTCACGGGAAAGACGTGAGGCTCGCTCTCCTTCCCTATGGTTCTGGGAACGATGCTGCCATGTCCATCTACGGGAAGAAATGCCCAGATTCGGTTGTTCTGGACCACATCCTTAGCGGCTCGGATATCAGAGTGGACTGCGGAAGGATCAACGACACCTATTCTTTCATGCTCATCGCAACATATGGATTCGGAGCAGATCTTGTTAAAGCTTTCAAGGAGGACGGAGGATCGTACCTCAAGGAAGCGCCCAAGATAATGGCGTACCGCAATATCAAGGACTATGTTCTGAAGATCAACGGGACAGAGAAGGAGTACAACACCGAGTTTATCTCAATATTGAATACTGGAATGGCCGGAGGCGGAATGAGGATCTATCCGGATTCCCATATGGCGGACGGCTAGATGGAGATACTTATTCTTCACAACAAAACCAGGATCAGAAGATGGATGAACCTTCTGGCGCTTGCCAGGGGCAGGTTGAAGTATCAGCCGAATCTGGAGGTAATAAAGCTCAAGGAGTGTACAATCATCTCAAAGGATAACGATTGCCTCAATCTGGACGGGGAGCTGCCTTGTCTGAAGGAGGTCAATGTCAAAGTCATCCCGGGCGGGCTCAGATTCGCATATGATACCAACATCAAACCATTTAACGGTCATTATTGGGATTGATAGGTCTTCTGGCTGAAGCAGATGTTTTGTTTTTATAATACGTCGAATAACCCACCAATAAGGTTTAAATGGAATTAGACAATCAGTGGCATGCTGCGATGGTGAGCTAGCGGTTAGACTCCTACCTTGCCAAGGTAGGTACTCGGGTTCGATTCCCGGCCATCGCACCATTTTCTCATTCATTATCGGAACAGCTAAGGCTTTGTCAAACGAAGCGATATCCGTTGTCAGAAAGGGATTCTATCGCTCTCTTCAGATGCTGTTCTTTCACCAATACGTAATCCGTATTGAACGTCGATACTGCGAATATGCCTATGCCTTCGGTTGCGAGGATTCCTGATATCTTTGACAGGATCCCTACCGATGAGAAATCCAAGGTGCCGCAGATCCTGAAGGCCCTCCAGCCAACGCTCTTTTCTATAGCATTAGTGGGGGTGGATGAAGCGGGACAGACAAGGGAGATCTCCTCATCCGTTTTGCTCAGGAAGTAGAATTCCCCATTTGTATCGATGTTTTCGAGGTTTTTCAGTTTGCAGATGGCCAGTTCCGTTTCTATGACTTCTAGTTCCATGGTATCGATGTGAATAATCCGGCCGTCAGGCCGGAATAAGAGGTTTAGATCAGATGCGACAGGAAGTCCTTCACATTGGGGTTGTTGTTCTGTCCGAAGAATTTCGCCGGAGAACAGTCTTCGACCACTACGCCGTCTTGGAACAGCATGACACGGTCAGCAACCTCTCTGGCGAATCCCATCTCGTGCGTGACGACAATCATGGTCATACCGGATTCTGCCAATTCCTTGATGATGTTCAGCACCTCTCCGACCATCATCGGATCCAGGGCTGATGTGGGTTCATCGAAGAGCATGATGTCCGGATTCATGGACAATGCACGTGCGATGGCAACACGCTGCTGCTGTCCTCCAGAGAGCTTCAGGGGATATTCGTCCGCCTTGTCCAGGAGACCTACCCTTGCGAGCAGATCGTCAGCTTTGGAGGAAGCTTCCTCTTCGGACATCACTTTCAGTTTCACAGGAGCAAGCATGATGTTCTTCTTCACAGTCATGTTCGGGAAGAGGTTGAATGATTGGAACACCATACCTATCCTCTCCCTGAGCTTGTTGACCTCTATCGAACCGTCGAGGGTGTTGATGCCCTCGAAGATGATCTCCCCGGATGTGGGTGTCTCAAGCTGGTTGATACATCTGAGGAATGTGGATTTACCGCATCCGGACATACCAACGACTGCGACTACCTCTCCCTTTCTGACCTCTGTCGAGATCCCTTTCAGTACCTCAAGGTCACCGAAATACTTGTGGAGGTCCTTGACCTCAAGCAATATCTCATCTGTATGCATTGTTCAGCCTCCTTTCGAGTTTTCCAACCAGATATTGAAGCACTAGGACTATCACAAGATAGATCAGCGCAACACCGATCAGTGGAACGAATGCGCTGTAGGTCTGCGACCTGATGAGCATGGCAGCCTTGGTGACATCGACGATACCGATGTAACCTGCGATCGAAGTCTCTTTCAGCAACGATATTCCCTCGTTACAGAGTGCAGGAAGGATGTTCCTGATGGCCTGAGGCAGGATGACCGTTCCCATGGCCATATTGAAGGACATTCCGAGACTCTCTGCCGCTTCAAGCTGTCCCTTCGGTACCGCATTGATTCCCGCACGTACTATCTCGGCAACGTAGGCACCTGAATTGATACCGAATGCGATTCCCGCGATGATGATGGAATTCAATCCAGATGATGCGAACACTATGAAATAGATGATCAGCAGCTGGAC
The sequence above is a segment of the Thermoplasmata archaeon genome. Coding sequences within it:
- a CDS encoding DEAD/DEAH box helicase, whose amino-acid sequence is MISDFTEIGIPEDIAKAMIDMGWSEPTPIQVSAIPMGLEGFDMFAQAQTGTGKTGAYGSIVLGTIPAQKKVPSAIVLVPTRELANQVAGELTKLSKYTGHVIIPIYGGASIEGQIKKLQQGCDVVAGTPGRVRDMVNRGILNLSEITTMVLDEADRMLDMGFIEDIEYILKAMPSKRHTLLFSATMQENVKQLAYDYMTMPKEISVSQDEVVLDNIKQYYISVGRRNKSWALCRILDIDKPKALIFCQTKKMVDVLEERLKELDYKIEAIHGDMPQFKREKVLKDFKGEGVDVLIATDVAARGLDIDDITYVINYDMPDDIDTYIHRIGRTGRAGKEGTAVSFVTSEEKHLVREFEMRTGMDIQKRDVPEAEEGTKDTIKKVVDYDQISDVFGMCKFEVNLGKKDGFKKVSLADFIIRNARLRDVAIGKIEIGDDSSIVEVHKDFGNRMTMDLTKAKFKSKRITVRVIQD
- a CDS encoding DEAD/DEAH box helicase, coding for MTGFADLGINKKLLKAVEEAGWSKPTPIQQQSIPAGLEGKDLFGEAQTGTGKTGAYSLIVLGRTKSGMEKPSTVVLAPTRELADQVSKEMKNLARYTKHVITAIYGGASYRKQIDVLENGCDVVVGTPGRILDLHGKGILDLSQIKELVLDEADRMLDMGFIEDIENLISLTPKTRQTLMFSATLNDEIYAIAGKSMKEPVEISVSHDAIVTDLVKQYYIETPRNKKVDILREIMANGNPKMLVFCSTKIMVDDLYDGFSKEGMKIGAIHGDMPQLRREKTIKGFKNNRMKILVATDVAARGLDIDDIECVVNYDAPIDPETYTHRIGRAGRAGRTGVSITFISNREDRRIPAYEEFMGRKVERVTRKQIPHLRIDNPELKALHADEVVKEQPAVSHKKKIDATIRKDVIIKADMVVLSLDIGKNEGLNRTDIVSYISGSAGIKEDEIGRIGLSTKTSFIEVPSDRADDVIRAVNGTRFNGKKVRASYAPQKERCKDKLAKKN
- a CDS encoding amino acid ABC transporter ATP-binding protein, with the protein product MHTDEILLEVKDLHKYFGDLEVLKGISTEVRKGEVVAVVGMSGCGKSTFLRCINQLETPTSGEIIFEGINTLDGSIEVNKLRERIGMVFQSFNLFPNMTVKKNIMLAPVKLKVMSEEEASSKADDLLARVGLLDKADEYPLKLSGGQQQRVAIARALSMNPDIMLFDEPTSALDPMMVGEVLNIIKELAESGMTMIVVTHEMGFAREVADRVMLFQDGVVVEDCSPAKFFGQNNNPNVKDFLSHLI
- a CDS encoding ACT domain-containing protein, coding for MELEVIETELAICKLKNLENIDTNGEFYFLSKTDEEISLVCPASSTPTNAIEKSVGWRAFRICGTLDFSSVGILSKISGILATEGIGIFAVSTFNTDYVLVKEQHLKRAIESLSDNGYRFV